The following is a genomic window from Salinibacterium sp. UTAS2018.
GCGAAGTCGTAGGTGACGCCGGGAGCGCCGGGGATTCCCTGGTAGCGCTGCACGTAACCGTAACGGGCGGCATCCGCATCAATCATTGCTTGGCCGTTGGCAATGGTCTCGTCCCAGGTTGTGGGAACCGAGAGGCCGAGATCGTCGTAGATGTCGGTGCGGTACATCAGAACCTGCAGGTTGCCCATGAGCGGCAAGCTCGTCACGTCGCCGTCGGCGGAGAAACTGCGCGTCTCCGAGTTCCAGTTGGTGACGTTGTTGTAGGTGAAGATCTCGGGGTCGAGGGTGTAGCCTGCCTTCGCCTCGGTGAAGGGCATCAGGATGCCGGAGTCGTTCAGTTGAGCGAGATCGACTTCGTTGACCTGGTAGACATCGAAGGTGTGGTTGCCGGTCTGGGCGTCGTTGAGCACTTGGGTTTTGACGTCAGCGTTAGGGAAGGGGCGAAGGTCAACGTCGACCCCGGTCTCTTCTTCATACGCCTTGACGACCGCGTCGTAGGCCGGGTTCCACGGAGCCTGACTAGTGATGACGACGAGGCTGTCGCCGGAACCGAGAGCTCCGCCGGTAGTGCTGCCTGAGCATCCGGTGAGGGCAATGCTCATCGCGGCGACACTGCCGATTGCGATGAATGCTTTCTTCATGAACATGTACTCCTAGCTGTGAGTGGAAACCAAACAGGGCGGGCCTGTTTAGCCTTTGATAGCGCCGGCAGTGAGCCCAGCGACGATTTGGCGGTTGGCGAAAATGGACATGACGATGATGGGGATTGCAGCGAGCGTTCCGGCCGCAGCCAGTTCGCCCCACGTGACCGCGAACGGTTGCAGTAGGCCGGCGATGCCGACAGTGACGGGCGCGGTAGCTCCGCCGGAGGTGAGCGTGAGGCCCATCTGGAACTCGTTCCACGCCATGATCGCGGTGAAGACGCCGACGGCGGCGATGCCGGGGCGAACGACGGGGAGCATGATCCGCAGCAGCACTGTCAGCTCGCTGGCACCATCCATGATTCCGGCTTCGCGGAGTTCTTCGGGGATGGTCGAGAAGTACGACGACATGAGCAGCACCGCGAAGGGAAGGTTGAGGAAGGCGTTGACCAAGACGAGTCCGCCGACGCCACCGATCAAGCCGAGGTCCGAGAGCAAGACGTAGAGGCCGGGCAGCAGCGTCATCGGCGGAATGAGTGGGATGAAGCCGGCGATCACGAGCGCCGGGATAGTGATCCAGCGTGGCGGGTGCAGTCGGCTGAGCGAATAGCCGGAGAGCGTGCCGATGACGAGGCAGATGGCGACCGTGCCGAGCACGATCAGGAGGCTGTTGCCGATCTGGGCAATGAAAATGCCATCTTTGAAGACACGTTCAAAGTTGCCGAGCCAGAACGGGAAGTCCCAGCTCGAGGAGACGATGGCACGGTTGGGGAGGAACGCGAGCAGGGTCGTGAAGGCAATCGGGATGATGCTGAGCACCAGCACAAACCCGAGGGTGATCTCTACGCCGAGGTTGCGCTTCGTGCCGGCGGTCTGGGCGTCGCTCATTTTTCGACCTTCGATCGGGTGAATAGCACGGCGCCAAGAACCAGCGCAGTGAGGATGACAACCACGAGCGAGAACGCTGACGCTTCGCCGAACTGGAGGCTGTCGAAGAAGAGAGTCTTGATGTGTTGCGTCACGAGCGTTGTCGCAAAGTTGGGCCCGCCCGAGGTCAGGAGGTACATCTCGTCGAACGCCTTCACTCCCATGATCACTCGCACGACAACGACCGCAGCGATGGCGGGGCGCAGAGCGGGAAGCACCACGTGCTGGATGATGCGCCACTCGTTAGCGCCATCGACCCGAGCGGCCTCGAGGGTTGCTCCGTCGATGCTCTTGAGAGCGGTATAGAGGAAGAGGAAGACGACCGGAGTCCAGTGCCAGACATCCACCACAATCACCGCAGCCATAGCGGTTGATTCTTGGCCGATCCACCCTTGGAGCGGCAAGCCGAGGGAGTAGAGCGCCTTGTTGAGTCCGCCGGCGGTAGGGCTGAGCAGAAGCAGCCACATCAGACTGACGACAACCGGGGCGATCACGGCAGGCCAGATGAGAACGTTGCGCGCCAGCGGGAGGAGGGTGATGGCGCGATCAACGAGCAACGCGAGCGCGAGGCCAACAATCAACGACAGAACAACGGTCGCCGCAACGAAAATGACGGTGTTGCCGAGCGAACGAAGACCATTGGCATCGGTGAGCACGGCGCCGAAGTTAGCAAACCCGATCCAGGTCCACTCAAAAATACCGCCCCGGATCTGAACATCGGAGAGAGCCATGCGGACGACCTGGCCGAGCGGGTACGCGGCGAAGATAGCCCCAAAGACAATGAACGGCGCGAGGGCTACGATCGCGAAGACGGGCTTAGGGCGAGAACGCTTGCGGGCGGTCGGGCGCGGAGAGGCCGATCTCGTGGCGTTGGCGGTTGCGACCATTCTCGATACTCCATCGTGTCGGGCGGCCTGCGAAGCACCGCGAATCCCACGGTAGGGCGCTCGCTAACTATCTGTCCAACACGTAGTTCAGAAGGTGGCTATCCGCTTAACGGATGGGGTGCGTTAGCGCCGCCGCACCAGCAGTGATTGCGCACTTTGCGTACCTCGCGACAAAAACAGCGAGGGCCGCCGCATGATGCGGCGACCCTCGCTGAGGCAGGTGTGGGCAGCTAGATGATGCTGCGGCCCTCGGCGCGTGCTTCACGCCAGTCCTTGACGAAGCCGCGCACGAGTACGAAGAGTACGCCGGCGACGACGATTGGCCAGACGAGCATATAGATAGCGATGACGATTTCCATGGTGGTCTCCTAGCGGGTGGTCGGGGTTGATTTGCGGTCAAAGTCGGCAGCAGCATCCGTCACAACATCGAAGTCACCGGTGCGATCACTGATGACCTTGAAGTCGAAGTTCTGGGTGCTGCGGAACGACATGAAGTAACAAATCACGGTGCTCACGGCGTACGCGACTAAGGACCCGCTGAGCACGGCGTAGTCGTGAAGGAACCCGATGGCGAAGGGGGCGGATGCGACGGAAGCCACGATGCCGACGGTCATGCCGACCTTCTTGCCGAAGAAGCCGAACGCCATGATTCCGAGAACCACGCCGATACCGATGACCGACAGGACATCGATTGCGATTCCGTAGGCTCCCGTGAGCTCGATCCACTCGAACCGCACCACAATGAAGACGATGAGCGCGACCAGCACCGATGTCGTGAAGGCGGC
Proteins encoded in this region:
- a CDS encoding carbohydrate ABC transporter permease, which translates into the protein MSDAQTAGTKRNLGVEITLGFVLVLSIIPIAFTTLLAFLPNRAIVSSSWDFPFWLGNFERVFKDGIFIAQIGNSLLIVLGTVAICLVIGTLSGYSLSRLHPPRWITIPALVIAGFIPLIPPMTLLPGLYVLLSDLGLIGGVGGLVLVNAFLNLPFAVLLMSSYFSTIPEELREAGIMDGASELTVLLRIMLPVVRPGIAAVGVFTAIMAWNEFQMGLTLTSGGATAPVTVGIAGLLQPFAVTWGELAAAGTLAAIPIIVMSIFANRQIVAGLTAGAIKG
- a CDS encoding putative transporter small subunit — protein: MEIVIAIYMLVWPIVVAGVLFVLVRGFVKDWREARAEGRSII
- a CDS encoding carbohydrate ABC transporter permease — protein: MVATANATRSASPRPTARKRSRPKPVFAIVALAPFIVFGAIFAAYPLGQVVRMALSDVQIRGGIFEWTWIGFANFGAVLTDANGLRSLGNTVIFVAATVVLSLIVGLALALLVDRAITLLPLARNVLIWPAVIAPVVVSLMWLLLLSPTAGGLNKALYSLGLPLQGWIGQESTAMAAVIVVDVWHWTPVVFLFLYTALKSIDGATLEAARVDGANEWRIIQHVVLPALRPAIAAVVVVRVIMGVKAFDEMYLLTSGGPNFATTLVTQHIKTLFFDSLQFGEASAFSLVVVILTALVLGAVLFTRSKVEK